The genomic window cggTTCTGACATAATGGCAAATGTGATGTTTTGATACATTATATTCTTACGCAAAGGGCAGAAATGGATTGTACCACTTTTCTACAACAGTTTTACCAATCCCTTTTATTTTCTGTGTTGCAAGTCAAACAGTACCATAATGTGAACTTTCACTATTATCTCAGGTATTATGATTAAATGActatattttttcaaatgataATATTTGATAGCAATATTTCCTAAATTACCATCTGACAGCCTGTGTTATGAACGCTGTTGGAGTCACCCAAACTATCAGTGAGCAAAACACGTTTTTTCATCTAGAGCAGATGGAAAATGAGTATAATCTTTTCCCTTTTCCAATCCTTGAGAAGAGATGACCACATTATACTAGTCAAATTTATGTCCTGCATGAAATTTGTTCACATCATTTCCTCATAGAAGAGCAGATATGCCTGAGAGAGAAGAACTCTGGACTCTGGTACCATTTGGACTGTGGTATCACTGATGTAAAACCACTGGCCCTGGGAACTGCCGCTATAGTCCTTTGCACCTGAAACACAGGATGGAGTTTTAAACAGTAGGCTGTGACACGGTCGAAAGGTTCTCTCAAATCATAGGTTTCTTTATTTGTCCCTATTAGTAAACGGCATTTAACTATGACATGCATTGAACTTTTTCGTTCTTCTAAATGTTTATTATCTTGTCATGTTttgtatcaatcaatcaatcactcaatcaatcactcaatcaatcaatcaatcaatcaaccaatcaatcaatcaatcaatcaatcaatcaatcaatcaatcaatcaatcaatccgtaTGACAACGACACTGCCGAACTCTGACCTGACAACTTCCGGTGATGttcagatttttttgggggagcGCGGACTTTTACATATGCAGTGTAGTGACCACCACGCATAGAGCCACTGTGCTCTACAATCCCATACAGGCTGTACAAGACACGGTCGCCATGCACCAGGTTCTGCTAAAGTTGAGGAAATACAATTAGCAGTGAGAAGAATAAGAAAGAAAAGttgaaaagaaagacaaaaaagtcaaatagCCCTAAACCACAGTTACACCCAAagaatattatttaaaaaaaatacagacatggagaaaaagcaaaaataatgtAGATGAGAGATGAGTGCAGGAGAGATGTAGCTAATGTCGAGATGCATACCTTGCATGATGCTGAGCAAAATGGTGCCAGATCTAAGATTAAAGGAAAATCCACATGGCGGTTCACCTTTCGTAGATTCATTCCAGCCTTTGAAGAGTGAGGATGATTGACTCTCAGACCACAATTTTAAAACATTCACAACTGTACAATAAGGTTTGTGAGAGAAATCAACtataaaaacaatgacaaacctgGTGGAAGCGTTTCAAATGCAAAGTGATGACAGGAGGGAGTGAGGAAATGAGCATTTGTTTTCTTGCACTGGTATAGACCTTTTCCACCTTTTTATctacaacagcaacaacagaaCAAAGTTAGAATTTAAGCCAACAGATGCAATCGGCCTATTTTAGAACCATTTTAGAATCCTGTGCAGGTAACCTGTGACTTGCTGTGATTTCTGCTCACCAGCTGAGCTGTTCTTGCGCGTCTGCTTTTGTCTGCGTTCAGTGCAGCTCTCACAAAGCAGCTTGTTGTTGCCCATTAGCAGCTCCACTGAGGTAAACTGGTGGAGGCATGACTGGATGGAACATTCCTTGGAGCCGGGATTGTAACTTTGGGAAAGTGCCTGAAATGCCCCCTGGTGGTAAGGTTGGTGGAGCTTCTCTCGGGAGTTTTTTTCCTCTGGTTCTTCCGGAGAGCATCGCAAAGGGGGCGAGCTGTCCCCCGAACTAAGGCCGAGGCTGACTTTTGACAAACTACTTACAAGCGGCTCTACAGTATCCCCTTGCTTGGAAGGGGAGGATGATGAGGTAGAAACCGATACAGCGAAACAATTGACAGTAGGTGTTGGGTGAGATTGGACATGACTGGAGCAGGAGGTATGCGGGACCCACTCGCTCTCCGATGCCTCACTGTCGGCATCATTACTGCTGTCCTGTGGACCGGCACCTCTCTCACTGCTATCTGAGAGGCTTCCACAAGTGGCCACCTTGTGAGTAGAGACCCAGCGGGCCGATCCCCCTGCAATTCCCTCTTCTTCGGGTTGTTCCACGCTGCAGCCTGCGCCCTTTCCATCCATAAAACTGGAAGACCTCCGACCATGATGTTtctggagggaaaaaacaaaaatgtttgcatttgcaTTGATAACAATGCAGTTCAAAATCCTATCGTTCTATTTGGATGTCAATGTGTCACGAAAATATTAATAGCAGTGACCCACCTGTCCACTTAGTTTCCTGGTGTTTCTGTTTGTAGTGGAAAGGACAGAAGCGTTTGTTTCCTGTTCCCGACTTCCTTTCACTGGCTTGACACTGTTAGAAGGTTTTGATATCTGTGGCAACAGTGTAACCCATCATCACCATAAAATGTTAATAAACATCTTCATTTGTAAGCATAATTAAGAATCTTCCATTAATAAAATCAATACGTCTAAAAAAGATTAAGCATCTTACCCGTTCCTCTATGATGGGTAAAGAGATGTCTATAAACGCTTCCTTAACCGTTGAAATCTGAAAGACAAATCAGTGTGTAAAGTTACACTCGGAGCAAAGACTCTCTTCTGATTATGTCAATTCTTGATTGGTTTATACACATCACGTTCACCCAGCCACACTTACATGTTCACACTCTTCACACATAATTGTGTTGGTCAGCTCTCCAACAAAGATGCGGTCAACAAAGTTCATCTTTACACCTTCCTTTCCATATGCTGGTGGGAAGAGGAAGTCAATATTTAAATACTATATGATTGCAACATGAAATCCACATTCACCCCTTTAATGTCTCTCCCACATTGTCCCACTTAACTGTGCTACTTGTCTCACATTTTGTCAGTCAGGAGGTAGTCCTTACAGAGCTGTGATCAACATGATCTGCTACTGCATCTTGCAAGTTTTGATTTGTAAATCCCTCTATTTACAGCGAAGCCatcctgtttctatttagtaatAGCATGTCCTTAAACGGCCAGTAGATGGCAATATGTTTCTTAGCCATGTCAGTATAATGAACCTTTGACTTGGCGCCTGGTTTCCTCATTTGCTGTTTTCTCAGTGGGATTGTTGAAAGCCCTGAGGATTCCTTCCTTCACCCTCTGGAAAACAAATACaatcaaatgtgattgcacatgAGATTCCTTGGAGAATTTGAATGAGATATGTTGCAATTTAGCTACCATGCCAGAGTCCTTTTGTATGACTTTACCTTCTTTTAATTACATACTACGTACGTCCATTACAAAAATTTCAACTTTCCTGCATAAGCTCTCCTTGacagttttatttattataagcATCATTAGTAAAATAATTATTGCCTCTTGTCTGAAactgttaagatgttttttttcttttctcgtgtgtgtgtgtgtgtgtgtgtgtgggggggggggtctctctTCAGAGGGGTCTTCTGATTAAAGATGACATGGTCAGTGAGTTGTTGGTAAGAGAGCCGCGAAGAGGCGCAGCCACAGTAAAGTACCAATCAATACATAATTGGCCATAGTCTAGGTCTATATTTGAGACCAGTCGCCCCCATTGTCCCGGGACCCACGCACTGGACTGGCTATTTAGGTCAAAAAACCTTGTTAATCCTAGTCCAGCCAGTCTCCCCGTCCCACTCAGTCAGTAAAGTGAGACGAGGTTGAAGCTCTCCTAATTAATTACCAGCAACCCCCACCCTTCCCCTCCAAAGTAACAGCATGCATGCTCCCACATGGGTAAGGAGAGGGGGGCTCTGAGGGGGTAGGAAGGGTTCCTGGCAAAAGGGTGTAGGAGTGGAAACAAAAATTAAGATGGGGTGAAGAAGGACAGTCCATGCCCTGAGAGAGTAATAACTACCATCTCAGTTAATTGCTGATAATTGACTGGGGCCAGATTAGCATATTTAGCTCCCTGATACTAATAGCCAATGAACACAAACACTTAGGGCCTCTGAAAGGAATCAAAGGATGGTCACACCCATCTCCTTCTCATGCTCAACGACACAAATTGTGGTATGCATGAAGATTTAATTGCAATGTATGACTCAAATAATTGAAATGTAAAAATAGTATATgtataaatgaccagaaaccAATTACAAATTTGTGGAAGAAtgtttgttgatttttgatGTTCTTTGAGCATACGATTTTACTCCAAAATATGtgctttattttttcatttcaaacgcAGAAGCGTAGCTATTATGCCACTGTATTGGTGAACACGCCTGGTTGATTAAATGCATTTGATTACACTGAATAAAGGCTGAACCTCATCCTCTATGCGTCCTTGATTAAATTGGAAAATGGctgatgagtgtgtgtgtatgtagggTGGGGGTGATGGGTGACCCTCAAGCACAATGGGGCAGCCCCGGAGTTCATTCAGCAGCTGTGGGTTTCCCAAGTTCGCACAATGATTTTGGTTCTGCCACTTGCAAGTCCCTGAAGTGGCACAACTGCAAATGTTCACAAGATTGAATGGGAGCCGAGACAGTGGGGCCTGGGGCTGACCACTAAACACACCCGCTAACTTCCCCTGCTAGGTTCACGTAGCCACTGGTGGGGCAACAGGGAACATCTCAGTCTTCTAAAAAGCGGCTTTGGGTCTGCTAATTGCTCTGTGAAGGGTTGGAGGTGGCAAAGCGTCGTAGCCTCGCaggcatacacacgcacgcacatgagCACAGGAGTACACAAAGCAAAACATCAAGATTAAATCTGTATTGTACCAATACTGTACAGTGTGATAACAAAAATcagcttttctttctttgataaacaaatatgtatatatatttttttctctatcAAAGGAAGGAAAAGTATAAAGGCTCATACTCACTTTAGTTTCCTCTACTCTTATGGAGTCCAGCAAATAGTGAAGGAGTTCCTGGCTGTCCTGTTGTTGATACCCTTTAAAGCGTGATGCCCtagttaaagaaagaaaaaaaaaaaaagagagaaaaaagaaaacatgaaatgaaataaaagaaacaaaataagatGCTGTGatcatttttatacattttgtAATATTGACAGACTAATCAGCAGTTGTTCATAATATACACGTTCTCTTAGCAAAAATCATGTTGGCTCCATGTtaactttttccccccccttgtCGGACAGTCGTATAACCTGAGCATTAACGCCTATTTGGAAAGGCTCTTTTTGCATCCGTCCCCTGGCTGTCCACATTGAACAGATGTGAGGACAGATGTCAGGGGCATATGGgcagcaaaaaacacagccacATCAACCTGTTGGGCCAAAATAGCCACATAACCACAGGACAAGCTGGTATTACATATATGCACAGTACAAAGTCAGAAGCAACACTTGTAGTTGAAGAGAGCAACAGTCCATGTGTTCAATATTTATGGTACACTATGGTAGTCCCTAAAGCATATGCAACACAAAGACCTTGTGGTGAGATGCTTTATTTGAAGGCCAACAACCTGTGCTTCACATAGGTCACTGGCAGAAGATCTAGTGTTGCCCTAAATCAAATGCCCCCACCGTAAAATACGGCGACAATATTTGGTCTTTATCCATGGATTCAAAAGAGATGGGTGGAGGGGTGAAATTTGTGGAGGACACATGTCATTTATTTGCAAGACCTCAATACGAACACCGTTTAATGAAATGCCCTCTTCCTGTGTGATTTGTCCTTCTGCGAGTGCGGGCAGACCAGAGTAAAAGAAGAATATCAGAATCACACAaggagaaggaaagaaaaagaaaatggacaaattgaaaaagaaaagttaacAATTGGTTTGAATTTGTGGGAAAGAGAAGGTCTGCAAGCTTGTCCCAGTGGAGGGAAGCAGAAGGGCCCTGTAGCGTTGCTCTCAATCTGGCCATCACAAACAGCTGCGGAGCCAACACAATTTATAGCCGGATGAGTTAGTACCAGACACAAGGCCACACAAGCTCATACCCTGAACACACACGTTTGAGCAACATGCACCCGTAAACAAGGCAAAGAATTAGAACTATTCCTACACTAACTCACATGAGGACATAAACACTCCATCACAATATGGTCACctaaatatgcaaaaaaaaaaagctagatTTTCAGATACAGTACATTTAATAGTGTACTATTCATTTACAAGAGCTGCTCAAAGTAGTGGCCGTCAGCCTGTAGAGATTTAGCCTTCTAATGACCAAGTATAATTCTCTCTCACTCTTCTggacctaaaaaaaacaacaaaaagcttTCATTGAATAGGTTTTAGTGGGCAGCAGATTGTTGCATGTGCTTCGTATGTTTGCCTCACAGTCCAAAGGCTGAGGCGTTGAATCTCTGTTCAGGTCCAACTCTGGCTCGCTGCCACATTCCCCAAATTCTAAACCTGAAGGCTGAAAAGATTCTATCCAGCTatactgtattgtattttaatgtatattgtgtgtattttcaggtttcacagttttttttcattcacagATAGAAATATAACTATATTACCAAAAAACGAGAGCTCAATTAAAAAGACTCAACAAGACAATGTATATCATTCCTCTAAATTTAGCAAAAGTAAACAAGCCGCTATTTATTTTAAGCGACTGTGAATATCTTTCTTAGCAAAACTGATAGATATCTTGCTTCCTGCGCAGACAAACATGCCCATCCAGACTGATGTTGtttatattttgtgtgtgtgcgtgcgtgcgtgtattgCAATAGAGAGAATTCATTGTTGCTCTTGGCTGTTTCCATCAGGGATGTAAGGTTTCCCCTAAAGGATTCTGAATAATATCTTGTAAAGATGAAGGTCTGTTgacatttacaaaaaataaacacataaaggagaaaaaaacaaagcctttttttttcttccaagaaAACTAGTATAgtatagcgtcctgtacttttgcgctatgcttactgtctgctgtatgcacactggctccgttttgctcctcttatttattgtgttttctgtttatttattatttattctctactcttattatttattgtttgtgccttcttgtttttatattgtgtcgtttacttgtatgtctatcgtgtaatatgtctcgtcaccgtgggatagagaaaacgtaattttggtttctttgtgtgtcttgacaagtgaagaggttgacaataaagctgactttgactttgatattggtcatcctaaaatttgaaatcatCCAAGAGAAAAAAACTGGTTCTTGGTGACGTTTTATTGTATAGCTTGTGCATTATATACAAGGAGCAGGACAAGATAAGATCTACAGCGATTAACTAGACCTCAAACAAAAGTTCAACCTTTTATTTAAAACCCAATTACAATTGAGAATAATCCTACCTTTGTTATAGTTGTATTTCATTCAATACTTGTTTAAATTTACAGTATTGCTAATTGTGCCCAAAAATATGGCGCTTAAAAAATGATTGTTGAGGCTTAACACAATACCTTTCGTTTCAAATGCATGGGAGTGGAATAGATTAGCCCAACGTAAGATTAGTTACATTTGATTGCAATGCTCACTGTCTGAATACACACGGGCTGCGTGAGTGCTGTGGGCTGAAATGGTACCAGGTGAGgttgcgtgcacacacacgcgtgcatgcATTTGCGCAAAGAACAAATGCACAAGCGCCTGCTCGATGAAAGTTAGGTACCAGAATAAATGTCAAAGCCGCACCAGAGATGTACCTAGTCACCCAGCATCAAACATCCCGGTCACCCACCTGCACAATAGTGCAATACCAAACTCCTGCAACGTACCATGATTAAACAAGAACAAAGCCCAGACCACATTACCACAACATCTAAAACAATAAATGACGGAataaaaatattggaaaaagacaaaaactcaTACGCCAACCCATGAGTGCTAAACTATAAGTCTGTGGAGGTCTACTATAGTATCATCAAAATAAGTCAGCCATGCAAGCCTAAGACAGATTTATATTGTGATCGTTAAGCTTTAGAAAGAGCACGTAGAAAAGTAGGAGACTGATAAatgatagtaataataatgaaaataataataataataatgataattgtgCCTTACTTTTGGCAAAGCTGATTAAAAAGGATCTTGGGATTCACTGGACCTTTTCCTGGCTCTTTCATGCACTGAAGGAAGAGAAGCATGGCTGCAGTCAGGGGCTCAGGACTGGGCAGCATTGCTACTAACGGAGCCTGCAAAAAGTCACAAAGTAACAAAAAGTGCTA from Syngnathus typhle isolate RoL2023-S1 ecotype Sweden linkage group LG10, RoL_Styp_1.0, whole genome shotgun sequence includes these protein-coding regions:
- the usp45 gene encoding ubiquitin carboxyl-terminal hydrolase 45 isoform X4 gives rise to the protein MRLKEPLSSTPANMTKRTNKPRKPRDDESSDEVSGLTCQHVTKAVDLSSVKKSVLCSLWLVCSECLKERTMINSEPAAFQDILVCLKCGFQVCNHSGIEHAVKHHQAFYPESHCITISLSTWKAWCFECNEELSTHCNKKALAQTLDFLQKHSVKATSATSPKIQKLREERSDYNEPSRGKSSAINSALVPVKGINNLGNTCFFNAVMQNLSQTHMLIDLIQEVKEKGYKLRICPPVESNLAPLVAMLPSPEPLTAAMLLFLQCMKEPGKGPVNPKILFNQLCQKASRFKGYQQQDSQELLHYLLDSIRVEETKRVKEGILRAFNNPTEKTANEETRRQVKAYGKEGVKMNFVDRIFVGELTNTIMCEECEHISTVKEAFIDISLPIIEERISKPSNSVKPVKGSREQETNASVLSTTNRNTRKLSGQKHHGRRSSSFMDGKGAGCSVEQPEEEGIAGGSARWVSTHKVATCGSLSDSSERGAGPQDSSNDADSEASESEWVPHTSCSSHVQSHPTPTVNCFAVSVSTSSSSPSKQGDTVEPLVSSLSKVSLGLSSGDSSPPLRCSPEEPEEKNSREKLHQPYHQGAFQALSQSYNPGSKECSIQSCLHQFTSVELLMGNNKLLCESCTERRQKQTRKNSSADKKVEKVYTSARKQMLISSLPPVITLHLKRFHQAGMNLRKVNRHVDFPLILDLAPFCSASCKNLVHGDRVLYSLYGIVEHSGSMRGGHYTAYVKVRAPPKKSEHHRKLSGAKDYSGSSQGQWFYISDTTVQMVPESRVLLSQAYLLFYEEMM
- the usp45 gene encoding ubiquitin carboxyl-terminal hydrolase 45 isoform X3; translation: MRLKEPLSSTPANMTKRTNKPRKPRDDESSDEVSGLTCQHVTKAVDLSSVKKSVLCSLWLVCSECLKERTMINSEPAAFQDILVCLKCGFQVCNHSGIEHAVKHHQAFYPESHCITISLSTWKAWCFECNEELSTHCNKKALAQTLDFLQKHSVKATSATSPKIQKLREERSDYNEPSRGKSSAINSALVPVKGINNLGNTCFFNAVMQNLSQTHMLIDLIQEVKEKGYKLRICPPVESNLAPLVAMLPSPEPLTAAMLLFLQCMKEPGKGPVNPKILFNQLCQKASRFKGYQQQDSQELLHYLLDSIRVEETKRVKEGILRAFNNPTEKTANEETRRQVKAYGKEGVKMNFVDRIFVGELTNTIMCEECEHISTVKEAFIDISLPIIEERISKPSNSVKPVKGSREQETNASVLSTTNRNTRKLSGQKHHGRRSSSFMDGKGAGCSVEQPEEEGIAGGSARWVSTHKVATCGSLSDSSERGAGPQDSSNDADSEASESEWVPHTSCSSHVQSHPTPTVNCFAVSVSTSSSSPSKQGDTVEPLVSSLSKVSLGLSSGDSSPPLRCSPEEPEEKNSREKLHQPYHQGAFQALSQSYNPGSKECSIQSCLHQFTSVELLMGNNKLLCESCTERRQKQTRKNSSADKKVEKVYTSARKQMLISSLPPVITLHLKRFHQAGMNLRKVNRHVDFPLILDLAPFCSASCKQNLVHGDRVLYSLYGIVEHSGSMRGGHYTAYVKVRAPPKKSEHHRKLSGAKDYSGSSQGQWFYISDTTVQMVPESRVLLSQAYLLFYEEMM
- the usp45 gene encoding ubiquitin carboxyl-terminal hydrolase 45 isoform X2, producing MRLKEPLSSTPANMTKRTNKPRKPRDDESSDEVSGLTCQHVTKAVDLSSVKKSVLCSLWLVCSECLKERTMINSEPAAFQDILVCLKCGFQVCNHSGIEHAVKHHQAFYPESHCITISLSTWKAWCFECNEELSTHCNKKALAQTLDFLQKHSVKATSATSPKIQKLREERSDYNEPSRGKSSAINSALVPVKGINNLGNTCFFNAVMQNLSQTHMLIDLIQEVKEKGYKLRICPPVESNLAPLVAMLPSPEPLTAAMLLFLQCMKEPGKGPVNPKILFNQLCQKASRFKGYQQQDSQELLHYLLDSIRVEETKRVKEGILRAFNNPTEKTANEETRRQVKAYGKEGVKMNFVDRIFVGELTNTIMCEECEHISTVKEAFIDISLPIIEERISKPSNSVKPVKGSREQETNASVLSTTNRNTRKLSGQKHHGRRSSSFMDGKGAGCSVEQPEEEGIAGGSARWVSTHKVATCGSLSDSSERGAGPQDSSNDADSEASESEWVPHTSCSSHVQSHPTPTVNCFAVSVSTSSSSPSKQGDTVEPLVSSLSKVSLGLSSGDSSPPLRCSPEEPEEKNSREKLHQPYHQGAFQALSQSYNPGSKECSIQSCLHQFTSVELLMGNNKLLCESCTERRQKQTRKNSSAGEQKSQQVTDKKVEKVYTSARKQMLISSLPPVITLHLKRFHQAGMNLRKVNRHVDFPLILDLAPFCSASCKNLVHGDRVLYSLYGIVEHSGSMRGGHYTAYVKVRAPPKKSEHHRKLSGAKDYSGSSQGQWFYISDTTVQMVPESRVLLSQAYLLFYEEMM
- the usp45 gene encoding ubiquitin carboxyl-terminal hydrolase 45 isoform X1, whose amino-acid sequence is MRLKEPLSSTPANMTKRTNKPRKPRDDESSDEVSGLTCQHVTKAVDLSSVKKSVLCSLWLVCSECLKERTMINSEPAAFQDILVCLKCGFQVCNHSGIEHAVKHHQAFYPESHCITISLSTWKAWCFECNEELSTHCNKKALAQTLDFLQKHSVKATSATSPKIQKLREERSDYNEPSRGKSSAINSALVPVKGINNLGNTCFFNAVMQNLSQTHMLIDLIQEVKEKGYKLRICPPVESNLAPLVAMLPSPEPLTAAMLLFLQCMKEPGKGPVNPKILFNQLCQKASRFKGYQQQDSQELLHYLLDSIRVEETKRVKEGILRAFNNPTEKTANEETRRQVKAYGKEGVKMNFVDRIFVGELTNTIMCEECEHISTVKEAFIDISLPIIEERISKPSNSVKPVKGSREQETNASVLSTTNRNTRKLSGQKHHGRRSSSFMDGKGAGCSVEQPEEEGIAGGSARWVSTHKVATCGSLSDSSERGAGPQDSSNDADSEASESEWVPHTSCSSHVQSHPTPTVNCFAVSVSTSSSSPSKQGDTVEPLVSSLSKVSLGLSSGDSSPPLRCSPEEPEEKNSREKLHQPYHQGAFQALSQSYNPGSKECSIQSCLHQFTSVELLMGNNKLLCESCTERRQKQTRKNSSAGEQKSQQVTDKKVEKVYTSARKQMLISSLPPVITLHLKRFHQAGMNLRKVNRHVDFPLILDLAPFCSASCKQNLVHGDRVLYSLYGIVEHSGSMRGGHYTAYVKVRAPPKKSEHHRKLSGAKDYSGSSQGQWFYISDTTVQMVPESRVLLSQAYLLFYEEMM